One window of Dehalobacterium formicoaceticum genomic DNA carries:
- the topA gene encoding type I DNA topoisomerase, producing MSKTLVIVESPTKAKSIGKFLGRNYTVKSSMGHIRDLPKSQLGVDTENNFEPKYITIRGKGELLKELKASAKKSSKILLAADPDREGEAIAWHLKTYLGIPDEEKCRIEFNEITKTAIQAAVKKPRALDMDRVDAQQARRTLDRLVGYKLSPLLWKKVRKGLSAGRVQSVAMRLICDREEEIENFIQEEYWSLTGDFRADQKPLTAKLFKINNQKVEIPNQETMDQILAELGRLPFVVDKIVKKEKKRNPSPPFTTSSMQQEASRKLSFTARKTMQLAQQLYEGLDVGEGTVGLITYMRTDSTRLSETAQQEAREFIQNKYGTPFVPEQVRQFADKGKGKVQNAHEAIRPSAVLRTPEQVKPFLKGPQFKLYKLIWERFVASQMSSAILDVTTVDIKGEHDTVDQSRDFLFRASGTIVRFPGFMQVYIEGKDDETADENDLIPQVTEGQSLTLEKFIPKQHFTQPPPRFSDASLVKTMEEKGIGRPSTYAPIIDTILARGYVLRQEKQFHATELGKLVVDLLKEYFPKILDVEFTAGMEEQLDLVEEGKLPWKQILNEFYPPFQKDLEYAEEQIGEIEIEDEVSDEICEKCGRNMVYKLGRYGRFLACPGFPECRNTKPILTEIGVKCLACGGEIVERKGKRGRIFYGCKNYPECEYVSWDKPTGEACPTCGSMMVEKVNKKQEKTVYCPQCKAREKEPEQEEALEQEKTLEKEEIPEKEETREKEQE from the coding sequence ATGTCAAAAACTTTAGTGATTGTGGAGTCCCCCACCAAGGCCAAAAGCATCGGTAAATTTTTGGGCCGCAATTATACGGTCAAATCCTCCATGGGCCATATTCGGGATCTGCCCAAAAGCCAGCTGGGGGTGGATACAGAAAATAATTTCGAGCCCAAATATATTACCATTCGGGGCAAAGGGGAGCTTTTAAAGGAATTAAAGGCCAGTGCTAAAAAGTCTTCTAAGATTCTGCTTGCCGCTGACCCGGACCGGGAAGGGGAAGCCATTGCCTGGCATTTAAAAACCTATTTGGGCATTCCCGATGAGGAAAAATGCCGCATTGAATTTAATGAAATCACCAAGACGGCAATTCAGGCGGCGGTGAAAAAGCCTCGGGCTTTGGATATGGACCGGGTGGATGCTCAACAAGCCCGGCGCACTCTGGACCGATTGGTGGGTTATAAATTAAGTCCCCTCCTGTGGAAAAAGGTGCGTAAGGGATTGAGCGCCGGTCGGGTGCAATCCGTGGCCATGCGCCTGATCTGCGACCGGGAGGAAGAAATTGAAAATTTCATCCAAGAAGAATACTGGAGCCTGACCGGAGATTTTCGTGCCGATCAAAAACCCCTAACGGCGAAACTATTTAAGATCAACAACCAAAAGGTTGAAATCCCAAATCAGGAGACCATGGATCAGATATTGGCCGAACTGGGTCGGTTGCCTTTTGTGGTGGACAAAATTGTCAAAAAGGAGAAAAAACGTAATCCTTCTCCCCCCTTTACCACCAGCAGCATGCAGCAGGAAGCTTCCCGCAAGCTGAGTTTCACGGCCCGTAAGACCATGCAGCTGGCCCAACAGCTTTATGAGGGGCTGGATGTGGGTGAGGGCACAGTTGGTCTGATCACCTATATGCGTACCGATTCCACTCGTCTTTCGGAAACGGCGCAGCAAGAGGCTCGGGAATTTATCCAAAATAAATACGGGACACCCTTTGTACCGGAGCAGGTACGCCAATTTGCTGATAAAGGTAAAGGCAAAGTGCAAAATGCCCATGAGGCCATTCGTCCTTCCGCGGTGCTGCGTACTCCGGAGCAGGTGAAACCCTTTTTAAAGGGGCCTCAGTTTAAGCTCTATAAATTGATTTGGGAGCGTTTTGTGGCCAGTCAAATGAGTTCCGCTATTTTGGATGTGACCACCGTGGATATTAAAGGAGAGCATGATACAGTCGATCAAAGCCGGGATTTCTTATTCCGGGCTTCAGGAACTATTGTCCGGTTTCCCGGCTTTATGCAGGTATATATCGAAGGGAAAGATGATGAAACTGCGGATGAAAACGATCTTATTCCCCAGGTGACAGAGGGGCAAAGTCTCACTTTGGAAAAATTCATTCCCAAGCAGCATTTTACCCAGCCGCCGCCCCGTTTTTCCGATGCCTCACTGGTAAAAACCATGGAGGAAAAAGGCATCGGGCGGCCCAGCACCTATGCCCCTATTATCGATACCATTTTAGCCCGGGGTTATGTGCTCCGTCAGGAAAAACAATTTCATGCCACCGAATTAGGTAAGCTGGTGGTAGATTTATTAAAAGAATATTTCCCCAAAATCCTGGATGTGGAGTTTACCGCCGGGATGGAAGAACAGTTGGACCTGGTGGAGGAAGGAAAGCTTCCCTGGAAACAAATCCTCAATGAATTTTACCCCCCTTTCCAAAAAGATCTGGAGTATGCTGAGGAGCAAATTGGGGAAATTGAAATCGAAGATGAGGTCTCAGATGAGATTTGTGAAAAATGCGGACGCAATATGGTCTATAAGCTGGGCCGCTACGGCAGATTTCTGGCCTGTCCCGGTTTTCCGGAGTGTCGCAACACCAAGCCGATTTTAACGGAAATCGGCGTCAAATGTTTGGCTTGCGGCGGAGAGATTGTGGAACGGAAGGGGAAAAGAGGCCGTATCTTTTACGGCTGCAAAAATTACCCGGAATGTGAGTATGTTTCCTGGGATAAACCCACTGGGGAAGCCTGTCCCACCTGCGGCAGCATGATGGTGGAAAAAGTAAACAAAAAGCAAGAAAAAACCGTTTACTGCCCCCAATGTAAAGCCCGGGAAAAAGAACCGGAACAGGAAGAAGCTCTGGAACAGGAAAAAACCTTGGAAAAAGAAGAAATTCCGGAAAAGGAAGAAACCCGGGAAAAGGAACAAGAATAG
- the trmFO gene encoding methylenetetrahydrofolate--tRNA-(uracil(54)-C(5))-methyltransferase (FADH(2)-oxidizing) TrmFO, which yields MPEITIIGAGLAGAEAAWQAAERGAAVKLIEMRPEKKSPVHHSGDFAELVCSNSLRAANIENAVGLLKEEMRRCRSLIMTSADQHRVPAGGALAVDREGFAHTITEKIENHPRITVMRQEAQTIPGEGIVILASGPLTSAPLAREIGKFLGTDYLYFHDAVAPIVTLASVNQEIVFRASRYGKGEDDYLNCPMTEEEYDRFYEALINGEVHAAHEFEQENEHIENEQIEQIKNEQAEKIENEQHEKHEKHEQLNHDINGYEPIKAGVKEKYFEGCMPVEEMARRGRKTLAFGPLKPVGLTDPRTGKRPYAVVQLRQDNAAATLYNLVGFQTHLRWSEQRRIFSMIPGLAAAEFVRYGVMHRNTYINSPQVLLPTLQSRKDPRIFFAGQITGVEGYVESAAAGLVAGINGARLIHNREPVIFPRESALGSLCHYITTGEGKDFQPMNINFGIMPSLEKRIRDKKEKNRQLAERSLAALEQFIKVNQLTTD from the coding sequence ATGCCTGAAATAACCATCATCGGGGCCGGGTTAGCCGGGGCCGAGGCCGCCTGGCAAGCCGCCGAAAGGGGTGCTGCCGTTAAACTGATCGAAATGCGTCCGGAGAAAAAATCACCGGTACACCATAGCGGTGATTTTGCCGAACTGGTCTGCAGTAATTCCCTCCGGGCTGCGAACATCGAAAATGCCGTGGGCCTTTTAAAGGAAGAAATGCGCCGCTGCCGCTCCCTGATTATGACCAGCGCCGACCAGCACCGGGTACCGGCGGGCGGTGCCCTGGCGGTGGATCGGGAAGGCTTTGCCCATACCATTACCGAAAAAATTGAAAATCACCCCCGGATCACTGTCATGCGGCAGGAGGCCCAAACCATTCCCGGGGAAGGCATTGTCATTCTGGCCAGCGGACCTTTAACCAGTGCACCGCTGGCCCGGGAGATCGGGAAATTCTTAGGCACCGACTACCTTTATTTTCATGATGCTGTTGCTCCTATTGTCACCCTGGCCTCCGTTAACCAGGAAATTGTTTTTCGCGCCTCCCGTTATGGGAAAGGAGAAGATGATTATCTGAATTGTCCCATGACGGAAGAGGAATATGACCGTTTTTATGAAGCTTTGATTAACGGGGAAGTCCATGCAGCACATGAATTTGAGCAGGAAAATGAGCACATAGAAAATGAGCAAATTGAACAAATAAAAAATGAACAAGCAGAAAAAATAGAAAATGAACAGCATGAAAAGCATGAAAAGCATGAACAGCTCAATCATGATATCAATGGTTATGAACCAATCAAAGCAGGGGTTAAGGAAAAATATTTTGAAGGCTGTATGCCTGTGGAGGAAATGGCGCGCCGGGGGAGAAAAACCCTGGCTTTTGGTCCTTTGAAACCCGTTGGTTTAACAGACCCCCGGACGGGAAAACGCCCCTATGCTGTGGTCCAGCTGCGCCAGGATAATGCCGCCGCCACCTTGTATAATCTAGTGGGCTTTCAGACCCACCTGAGATGGTCTGAGCAGCGGCGCATTTTCTCCATGATTCCCGGCTTGGCAGCAGCGGAATTTGTCCGCTACGGGGTGATGCACCGCAATACCTATATCAATTCACCCCAGGTTCTGCTCCCCACTTTGCAGAGCAGAAAGGACCCCCGGATTTTCTTTGCCGGACAAATTACCGGGGTAGAAGGTTACGTGGAGTCGGCAGCCGCCGGCCTGGTGGCAGGGATTAATGGGGCACGTCTCATTCATAACCGGGAGCCGGTGATTTTCCCCCGGGAAAGCGCCCTGGGGAGTCTGTGTCATTACATTACCACTGGCGAGGGCAAGGATTTTCAGCCTATGAATATCAATTTTGGCATTATGCCGTCATTAGAAAAACGCATTCGGGACAAAAAAGAAAAAAACCGCCAACTGGCGGAGAGATCTCTGGCCGCTCTGGAGCAATTTATCAAAGTTAACCAACTGACTACCGATTAA
- the xerC gene encoding tyrosine recombinase XerC, producing MDKKKEQANDLSPGSSMDLLVEQFMAYLRMEKHASPHTMEAYGHDLEEFTQFLIQDWSGGAKGVDPTQIDYLTVRRYLAELKKRGLERTTLARKLAALRSFYRYLSREDIIGNNPMLMISTPKKEKKLPQFLYQKEMEALLAAPDQSPMGQRDRAILEAIYAGGLRVSELVGLNIHDLDFHLGCAKVTGKGKKERIAPLGVPAMEALKAYLYDGRTKQAAKNRGSKDIKDIKDIKENNEEEKALFLNKFGTRLSARSVRNIVNKYVDQTALNREISPHTLRHTFATHLLEGGADLRSVQELLGHVNMSTTQIYTHVTKGHMKKVYLETHPRA from the coding sequence ATGGACAAGAAAAAAGAGCAGGCAAATGATCTTTCCCCGGGTAGTTCCATGGACTTACTGGTGGAACAATTTATGGCATACTTGCGGATGGAGAAGCATGCCTCCCCTCATACCATGGAAGCATACGGTCATGATCTGGAAGAGTTTACCCAATTTTTAATTCAGGATTGGTCAGGTGGTGCCAAAGGAGTGGATCCCACTCAGATAGATTACCTCACGGTACGGCGTTATTTGGCGGAATTGAAAAAAAGGGGTCTGGAACGTACAACCCTGGCCCGCAAGCTGGCCGCCCTCCGGTCTTTTTATCGTTATTTAAGCCGGGAGGATATTATTGGGAATAATCCGATGCTGATGATCAGCACGCCCAAAAAGGAAAAGAAGCTGCCTCAGTTTCTTTATCAGAAGGAAATGGAAGCTCTTTTGGCAGCACCGGATCAGTCCCCTATGGGGCAGCGGGACCGGGCTATTCTGGAAGCTATTTATGCCGGGGGGCTTCGGGTAAGCGAGTTGGTGGGCTTAAATATTCATGATCTGGATTTCCATCTTGGCTGCGCGAAGGTTACCGGTAAAGGGAAAAAGGAACGCATTGCCCCATTGGGGGTGCCGGCCATGGAAGCTTTAAAAGCTTATCTTTACGACGGGCGTACCAAACAGGCGGCGAAAAACAGGGGAAGTAAGGATATTAAGGATATTAAGGATATTAAGGAAAATAATGAAGAGGAAAAGGCTCTTTTTTTAAATAAATTCGGCACCCGACTCTCTGCCCGGAGTGTGCGAAACATTGTCAATAAATATGTGGATCAAACGGCCCTGAACAGGGAAATCAGCCCTCATACCCTGCGCCATACCTTTGCCACCCATCTTTTGGAAGGGGGGGCGGACCTGCGTTCCGTACAGGAATTGTTGGGTCATGTCAATATGTCCACTACGCAAATTTATACCCATGTGACCAAAGGCCACATGAAAAAAGTGTATCTCGAAACCCATCCCAGGGCATAA
- the hslV gene encoding ATP-dependent protease subunit HslV, whose amino-acid sequence MFHGTTIVAVRRGDRVAVAGDGQVTLGNSIAMKHRAKKVRKIYHDKVVTGFAGSVADAFTLLGKFETKLEEYRGNLQRAAVELAKEWRMDKYMRQLEAMLIVADKDNLLVLSGTGEVIEPDDNITAVGSGGPYALAAARALAAHSDLEPRAIVEEALKIAADICVYTNHNITIEEL is encoded by the coding sequence ATGTTTCATGGAACTACCATTGTGGCCGTGCGGCGGGGCGATCGGGTTGCCGTAGCCGGAGACGGCCAGGTGACCCTGGGCAACTCCATTGCCATGAAGCACAGGGCCAAAAAAGTGCGCAAAATCTATCATGATAAGGTGGTAACCGGGTTTGCCGGTTCCGTGGCCGATGCCTTTACCTTGTTAGGGAAATTTGAAACCAAGCTGGAGGAATACCGAGGCAATCTGCAAAGAGCTGCCGTGGAGCTGGCCAAAGAATGGCGCATGGACAAATATATGCGCCAGCTGGAAGCGATGCTGATTGTGGCGGATAAAGATAATCTCCTCGTCTTATCAGGTACGGGTGAAGTGATTGAACCGGATGATAATATTACGGCCGTCGGTTCCGGCGGACCATATGCTTTGGCTGCGGCCCGGGCTCTGGCTGCTCATTCTGATCTGGAACCGCGCGCCATTGTGGAGGAAGCCCTGAAAATCGCTGCGGATATCTGTGTCTATACCAATCACAATATCACCATCGAAGAACTTTGA
- the hslU gene encoding ATP-dependent protease ATPase subunit HslU translates to MVNLTPRQIVKELDKYIVGQQNAKKCVAVSLRNRYRRQQLGPAIQDEIMPKNIIMIGPTGVGKTEIARRLAKLVHAPFIKVEATKFTEVGYVGRDVESIIRDLVETSIRGVKSEKMEQMRSKGEQLAENRLLDLLAPKPGKSGGRNPMEMLFGGGSEPQEDNHEGNVREEVRQRRARIKEQLHRGELEDEMVEVELDEQSPPMMEIFGGTGMEEMGMNLQDMLGNMIPKKRKKRRLPVSEARKILAQEEAQKLIDMDEVISLGVNRAEQSGIIFLDEIDKIAGKNGHGGVDVSREGVQRDILPIVEGSTVMTKYGPVKTDYMLFIAAGAFHIAKPSDLIPELQGRFPIRVELDSLYKEDFKRILLEPQNSLIKQYVALLQTDGVHITFGEDGIDAIAEIADLVNGQTENIGARRLHTILEKVLEDLLFDAPDAAESQVTITRDYVEGKLGNVIRNEDLSKYIL, encoded by the coding sequence ATGGTAAATTTAACTCCCCGTCAAATCGTGAAGGAATTGGACAAATATATTGTCGGGCAGCAAAATGCCAAAAAATGTGTGGCCGTGTCGCTCAGGAACCGCTACCGCCGACAACAGCTGGGGCCGGCCATCCAAGATGAAATCATGCCCAAAAACATTATTATGATCGGCCCTACCGGGGTGGGAAAAACTGAGATTGCCCGCCGTCTGGCCAAGCTGGTCCATGCTCCCTTTATTAAGGTGGAAGCGACAAAATTTACCGAAGTGGGCTACGTCGGGCGGGATGTGGAGTCCATTATTCGTGATTTGGTGGAGACTTCCATTCGGGGCGTGAAAAGTGAAAAAATGGAGCAGATGCGGAGTAAAGGAGAACAATTAGCCGAGAACCGCCTTCTTGATCTCTTGGCACCTAAGCCCGGCAAAAGTGGCGGCCGCAATCCCATGGAAATGCTTTTCGGGGGCGGAAGCGAACCTCAGGAGGACAATCATGAAGGCAATGTGCGGGAAGAAGTGCGCCAGAGAAGAGCCCGCATCAAGGAGCAATTACACCGGGGTGAGCTGGAAGACGAAATGGTGGAGGTGGAGCTGGATGAGCAGTCCCCGCCCATGATGGAAATCTTCGGAGGCACCGGCATGGAAGAAATGGGCATGAATCTCCAGGATATGCTGGGCAACATGATCCCGAAAAAAAGAAAGAAAAGGCGCCTTCCTGTCTCGGAAGCCCGGAAAATTCTGGCCCAGGAGGAAGCCCAGAAATTAATTGATATGGATGAGGTCATCAGTCTCGGTGTCAACCGGGCGGAACAATCGGGGATCATCTTTCTGGATGAAATTGATAAAATTGCAGGGAAGAACGGTCACGGCGGTGTTGATGTTTCCCGGGAAGGGGTGCAGCGAGATATTCTACCCATTGTGGAAGGTTCTACCGTGATGACCAAGTACGGCCCGGTGAAGACAGATTATATGCTCTTTATTGCCGCCGGTGCCTTTCATATTGCTAAGCCCTCGGATTTGATTCCTGAGTTGCAAGGCCGTTTCCCCATCCGGGTGGAATTAGACAGCCTGTATAAGGAAGATTTTAAGCGCATTTTATTGGAGCCGCAAAACTCCCTGATCAAGCAATATGTGGCTTTGCTCCAGACGGACGGTGTTCATATTACTTTTGGCGAAGACGGCATTGACGCCATTGCGGAAATTGCCGATCTGGTGAATGGCCAGACGGAAAATATCGGTGCCCGGCGTCTCCATACCATTCTAGAAAAGGTACTGGAAGATCTCCTTTTTGATGCCCCCGACGCCGCAGAAAGCCAAGTGACCATTACCCGGGATTACGTGGAAGGAAAGCTGGGCAATGTGATCAGGAATGAAGATCTGAGCAAATATATCCTCTAG
- a CDS encoding ABC transporter permease — MTTPEKLFCHRLISEWKYNFGVWKTVIDWTVALYIVIPFLAFAAYQYLEWWKATPHWLDLVPFSLFAMTSLIFAWSGTIRVFFQEADQLFLWNRHKWLDTMIRRGIIYSICLNLTTSVLFFLLLAPLLIGHYQMSINELISFGLITFLVKIVLNLLKQLLTLIFQGVKQWIILKGMLILFGFLFVTCIPNILSNSTLYIPCILILLLIISILINKRMNITGCFLLDIEREYRERLKYVTFLLKVSGTNFKNPQKPKKRPLLFRNSNIIFNKRTAVNGLVEFGIKSTLRSKQRMQQYITFVSICLLAVLGFSTYKWLIWFILSFILTNFVNVDWKESMRSDFIKVFQWKKEDKYLATRKFLFLMSLPGLMVVSFAIGYQTFSWIEAIAFLPLSVGVAFLMSKIVSLYSSF; from the coding sequence ATGACCACCCCTGAGAAATTATTTTGTCACAGGTTAATATCTGAATGGAAATACAACTTTGGTGTGTGGAAAACGGTTATTGATTGGACAGTAGCTTTATACATCGTAATTCCCTTCTTGGCCTTTGCCGCCTATCAATACTTGGAATGGTGGAAAGCTACTCCCCATTGGCTTGATCTAGTACCATTCAGCCTTTTCGCTATGACTTCCTTAATATTTGCCTGGTCCGGTACCATTAGGGTGTTTTTTCAAGAAGCCGATCAACTTTTTTTATGGAACCGGCATAAATGGCTTGATACCATGATCCGAAGGGGAATTATTTACTCAATTTGCCTAAACCTTACTACAAGCGTGCTTTTCTTCCTTTTGTTGGCTCCGCTTCTTATCGGGCATTACCAGATGAGTATAAATGAGCTTATCTCTTTTGGTTTAATTACTTTTTTAGTCAAGATAGTTCTGAACCTCCTAAAACAACTTCTTACTTTAATCTTTCAAGGCGTTAAGCAGTGGATTATTCTTAAAGGTATGCTCATTCTTTTCGGTTTTCTCTTTGTTACGTGCATACCTAATATCCTGTCGAACTCTACCCTTTATATTCCTTGCATCTTAATCCTGTTACTGATCATCTCCATATTGATCAATAAAAGGATGAATATTACAGGCTGCTTCCTTTTGGATATTGAGAGAGAATATCGCGAGAGGTTAAAATATGTAACTTTTTTATTAAAGGTATCCGGAACAAATTTCAAGAATCCTCAAAAGCCGAAAAAGCGGCCCTTGCTTTTTCGAAATTCCAATATAATTTTTAATAAACGTACAGCTGTGAATGGATTAGTGGAATTCGGTATTAAGTCAACTTTAAGAAGCAAACAACGCATGCAGCAATATATTACATTCGTTTCCATCTGCCTCTTAGCAGTGTTGGGGTTTTCCACTTATAAGTGGCTGATCTGGTTCATACTTTCTTTTATTCTAACTAATTTTGTCAATGTAGATTGGAAAGAATCAATGAGATCTGATTTCATTAAGGTCTTTCAGTGGAAAAAGGAAGATAAATACCTTGCTACACGCAAGTTCCTATTTTTAATGTCACTGCCTGGCCTGATGGTAGTCAGTTTTGCCATAGGTTATCAGACCTTCTCATGGATTGAAGCAATTGCTTTTTTACCGTTAAGCGTAGGGGTAGCTTTTCTTATGAGTAAAATCGTTTCACTATATAGCTCTTTCTGA
- a CDS encoding ABC transporter ATP-binding protein, translating into MDVLKVEINHAGYSGNQDAVKDIHFTLAGGNLVGLIGPNGAGKSTTIKSIVNLLPDVAGDIRFIGENKTCAYIPEQPVLYDELTLWEHLELAAAAYEMDRQYFVKRSEELLALFHLTEVKHHFPGSFSKGMQQKLMIIIGLLIQPEVYIIDEPFVGLDPRATMQFINLLEKEKTHGAGILISTHQLDIAERICDSIILIADGKLVAQGNLSQIREKCLLPNASLFDCFNAILENES; encoded by the coding sequence TTGGACGTATTAAAAGTTGAAATTAATCATGCTGGTTATTCAGGAAATCAAGACGCTGTTAAAGATATTCACTTTACTTTAGCAGGGGGCAATCTGGTGGGTTTGATTGGACCGAACGGGGCAGGAAAAAGCACCACGATCAAGTCTATCGTAAATCTTCTTCCTGATGTGGCGGGAGATATCCGCTTTATAGGTGAAAATAAAACCTGTGCCTATATTCCGGAACAACCTGTTTTATATGATGAGCTGACTTTATGGGAACATTTAGAATTGGCGGCAGCTGCCTATGAGATGGACCGGCAATACTTTGTCAAAAGAAGTGAGGAATTACTTGCTCTGTTTCATCTTACAGAGGTGAAACATCATTTTCCCGGAAGTTTTTCCAAGGGGATGCAGCAAAAACTAATGATTATTATAGGTTTATTAATTCAACCGGAAGTATATATCATTGATGAGCCTTTTGTTGGCCTGGATCCTAGAGCAACTATGCAATTCATAAATTTATTGGAAAAAGAAAAGACACATGGAGCCGGTATTCTGATCTCCACACACCAACTGGATATCGCAGAAAGAATCTGTGATTCTATCATTTTAATAGCCGACGGTAAGTTAGTAGCCCAGGGTAACTTAAGCCAAATCCGGGAAAAATGCCTCTTGCCGAACGCCTCTTTATTTGATTGCTTCAATGCTATCCTGGAGAATGAATCATGA
- the rpsB gene encoding 30S ribosomal protein S2 yields the protein MGVISMKQLLEAGVHFGHQTRRWNPKMAAYIFTERNGIYIIDLQKTVGKVDDAYHFIKDVAAEGKSILFVGTKKQAQDSIKEEAERCGMFYVKERWLGGMLTNFPTIQKRIQRLRELEKMEEEGVFEVLPKKEVSQLRGEMEKLERFLGGIKDMKGLPGAIFVVDPRKERIAVAEGRRLGIPIVGIVDTNCDPDEIDYVIPGNDDAIRAVKLLTAKMADAVIEGNQGLAMAE from the coding sequence ATGGGCGTAATTTCTATGAAACAATTATTGGAAGCAGGGGTACATTTCGGACATCAGACGAGACGCTGGAACCCTAAAATGGCTGCCTACATTTTTACCGAACGAAACGGGATCTACATTATCGACCTGCAGAAAACCGTAGGCAAGGTGGACGATGCCTATCACTTCATTAAGGATGTAGCAGCAGAAGGCAAGAGCATCCTTTTTGTCGGTACCAAGAAACAGGCACAGGATTCCATTAAGGAAGAAGCGGAACGCTGCGGCATGTTTTATGTTAAGGAAAGATGGCTGGGCGGGATGCTCACCAATTTTCCCACCATCCAAAAGAGAATCCAACGTCTGCGCGAACTTGAAAAAATGGAAGAAGAGGGCGTATTTGAAGTATTGCCCAAAAAAGAAGTTTCTCAACTTAGAGGCGAGATGGAGAAATTGGAACGCTTCTTAGGCGGGATTAAAGATATGAAAGGTCTGCCCGGCGCCATTTTCGTAGTAGACCCGCGCAAGGAAAGAATTGCTGTGGCTGAAGGCCGCCGCCTGGGTATTCCTATCGTGGGGATCGTTGATACCAACTGCGATCCGGATGAAATTGATTATGTAATTCCCGGCAATGATGATGCCATCAGAGCCGTAAAACTTCTCACCGCAAAAATGGCTGATGCTGTCATCGAGGGCAACCAAGGGTTGGCAATGGCTGAATAA
- the tsf gene encoding translation elongation factor Ts — translation MITAAMVKELRERTSAGMMDCKKALGETNGDMDKAIEFLREKGLASAAKKAGRIAAEGLVESYIHGGGRIGVLVEVNCETDFVAKNDDFRQLCKDIAMQIAASKPEFINREEISAEVIEKEKEIIRAQALNEGKPEKVVDKMVEGRIEKYYKEVCLLEQAFIKDPDLTVLDLINENISKIGENISVRRFVRFQVAEGLEKKSNDLAAEVAALTKC, via the coding sequence ATGATCACAGCAGCAATGGTGAAAGAATTAAGAGAAAGAACTTCTGCAGGCATGATGGACTGCAAAAAGGCCCTTGGTGAAACCAACGGTGATATGGATAAGGCCATCGAATTTTTACGGGAAAAAGGTTTAGCTTCTGCCGCCAAGAAAGCCGGCCGCATCGCCGCGGAAGGTCTGGTAGAATCTTATATTCATGGGGGCGGCCGCATCGGCGTACTGGTGGAAGTGAACTGTGAAACAGATTTTGTCGCCAAAAATGACGATTTCCGTCAATTGTGCAAGGATATTGCAATGCAGATTGCTGCCTCCAAACCGGAATTTATTAATCGGGAAGAGATTTCGGCAGAAGTCATTGAAAAGGAAAAAGAAATCATTCGTGCCCAGGCCTTAAATGAAGGAAAACCGGAAAAAGTTGTGGATAAAATGGTCGAAGGCCGGATCGAAAAATATTATAAAGAAGTATGCTTATTGGAACAAGCCTTCATTAAAGATCCGGATCTGACCGTTTTGGATCTGATTAATGAAAACATCTCCAAAATCGGAGAAAACATTTCTGTGCGACGCTTTGTACGATTCCAGGTAGCTGAAGGATTAGAGAAAAAATCCAACGACTTGGCCGCCGAAGTAGCAGCTTTGACCAAGTGTTAA
- the pyrH gene encoding UMP kinase, protein MAKPKYKRIVLKLSGEALAGNLGYGINQEMLSSVASQVKELRDIGVDVAIVVGGGNIWRGIAGSAKGMDRATADYMGMLATVMNSLALQDALEQVYVDTRVQTAIEMRQIAEPYIRRRAIRHLEKGRVVIFAAGTGNPYFSTDTTAALRAAEVEAEVILMAKKVDGVYDSDPVKNQAAIKYQSLSHMEVLNQGLGVMDSTAASLCKDNGIPLIVFNINQQGNILKAVLGEEIGTYIGGIRP, encoded by the coding sequence ATGGCAAAACCAAAGTATAAAAGAATTGTGCTTAAACTCAGCGGGGAAGCCTTGGCAGGCAATTTAGGCTACGGCATTAATCAGGAAATGCTTTCCTCCGTGGCGAGCCAAGTGAAGGAACTCCGCGATATCGGGGTAGATGTGGCCATTGTCGTTGGCGGCGGAAATATCTGGCGGGGCATCGCCGGAAGCGCCAAAGGCATGGACCGGGCCACGGCAGACTATATGGGCATGCTGGCCACGGTGATGAATTCCCTGGCTTTGCAGGATGCTTTGGAGCAAGTGTATGTGGATACGAGGGTGCAGACGGCTATTGAAATGCGGCAGATCGCCGAACCTTATATCCGCAGAAGGGCCATCCGCCATCTGGAAAAAGGCCGGGTGGTGATTTTTGCCGCCGGTACCGGGAATCCCTATTTTTCCACAGATACAACAGCCGCGCTCCGGGCTGCGGAAGTGGAGGCGGAAGTGATTTTAATGGCCAAAAAAGTAGACGGGGTTTATGATTCCGATCCGGTAAAAAATCAGGCGGCGATCAAATATCAAAGTCTCAGTCATATGGAAGTTTTAAACCAGGGGTTAGGCGTTATGGATTCCACCGCTGCCTCCCTGTGCAAGGATAACGGCATTCCACTTATTGTTTTTAACATCAATCAACAGGGAAATATCCTGAAAGCCGTCTTAGGCGAAGAAATAGGAACCTATATAGGAGGGATAAGACCATGA